The following proteins are encoded in a genomic region of Synechococcus sp. CBW1002:
- the kdsB gene encoding 3-deoxy-manno-octulosonate cytidylyltransferase has translation MPRSVSPDAASPLPTIVAVPARLASSRLPGKVMADIGGQPMLRRVLERCAAAETPAAVVLCTDSPELVDAAAGWGFPALLTGADCPSGSDRIASVVQTLLTMADTGTAPLSAETTLVINVQGDQPFLDPAVIDAMAAEFGRRRPLPEVLTPVYRLSAAKVHNPNVVKTLLAADGRALYFSRSAIPHVRDVEPADWPDHAPYWGHVGLYGYRADVLAGWAALPHSPLEQVEKLEQLRLIEAGIGIGTFPVEGDSLSVDTAEQLEQARGIAAQMNAAGGPVAQDIAVQSLRSRHPSAQS, from the coding sequence GTGCCTCGTTCCGTCAGTCCTGATGCCGCCTCGCCGCTGCCCACGATCGTGGCGGTACCGGCCCGGCTCGCCTCCAGCCGTCTGCCCGGCAAGGTGATGGCCGACATCGGCGGCCAGCCGATGCTGCGGCGGGTGCTGGAGCGCTGCGCCGCCGCCGAGACCCCCGCCGCCGTGGTGCTCTGTACCGACAGCCCGGAGCTGGTGGACGCCGCGGCCGGCTGGGGCTTCCCGGCCCTGCTCACAGGCGCCGACTGCCCCTCCGGCAGTGACCGGATCGCCTCGGTGGTGCAGACCCTGTTGACCATGGCCGACACCGGGACGGCGCCCCTGAGTGCCGAGACCACCCTGGTGATCAATGTGCAGGGGGATCAACCCTTTCTCGATCCCGCCGTGATCGATGCCATGGCCGCTGAATTCGGGCGGCGCCGGCCGTTGCCGGAGGTGCTCACGCCCGTCTATCGCCTCAGCGCCGCCAAGGTCCACAACCCCAATGTGGTCAAGACCCTGCTGGCCGCCGATGGCCGCGCCCTCTACTTCTCCCGCTCGGCGATCCCGCACGTGCGCGATGTGGAGCCGGCCGACTGGCCCGACCACGCCCCCTACTGGGGGCATGTGGGCCTCTATGGCTACCGCGCCGATGTGCTGGCCGGTTGGGCCGCGCTGCCCCATTCGCCCCTGGAGCAGGTCGAGAAGCTGGAACAGCTGCGGCTGATCGAGGCGGGCATCGGCATCGGCACCTTCCCGGTGGAGGGCGACTCCCTGTCGGTGGATACGGCGGAACAGCTCGAACAGGCCAGGGGGATCGCGGCCCAGATGAACGCCGCAGGAGGCCCCGTGGCTCAGGACATCGCCGTTCAGTCGTTGCGGTCGCGCCATCCCTCGGCACAGAGCTGA
- a CDS encoding CCA tRNA nucleotidyltransferase, which translates to MEIPGLPPQLLPLLRQAAVHHRLALVGGAVRDLLLHRVHHDPWRGLPDLDLVVEEASLGGVSWPAASPEAAIAIEGSWQPAPEDSQPERVSALERPPAAHRLARRLRQQLGPQLVPFLQEHGAYGTVELELDLGACHGEALQAGDQPLLLDLASARQESYPVPGENPRVRYGSLDDDLARRDFTINAMALLLVPCRGDPASPPDASCLLDPHGGQRDLVRRQLRFLHAASVRDDPTRVLRGARYVARLGFTLAPESLEQLQSTLATWPWGWRPGDPPGQAPSALGTRLRMELELLLEREAWRRALTALQGWGALQLLDQRIQADRTWPRRLAWAQRFGLPLPAALVAAAADPLALAERLQLPHRQHKLLSQWLLLLQRLAEAASAPADGPAEPSQWTQLLESPGLSAEAVALALACGSGSTRRRPLLRWWLLWRHVRSPLSAKDLLAQGVTPGPQLGMRLRQARLEAIDQLEEARVLRRPAAPTRR; encoded by the coding sequence ATGGAGATCCCGGGCCTGCCGCCCCAGTTGCTGCCCCTGCTGCGCCAGGCCGCCGTGCACCATCGCCTCGCCCTGGTGGGCGGTGCCGTGCGCGATCTGCTGCTGCACCGGGTGCACCACGATCCCTGGCGGGGGCTGCCCGACCTGGATCTGGTGGTGGAAGAGGCCAGTCTGGGCGGGGTCAGCTGGCCCGCAGCCAGCCCCGAGGCCGCTATTGCCATCGAGGGGAGCTGGCAGCCAGCTCCCGAAGACTCCCAGCCGGAGCGGGTCAGTGCGCTGGAACGGCCGCCGGCGGCCCATCGGCTCGCCCGCCGGTTACGGCAGCAGTTGGGGCCCCAGCTGGTGCCCTTTCTCCAGGAGCACGGTGCCTACGGCACGGTGGAGCTGGAGCTGGATCTCGGCGCCTGTCACGGTGAGGCCCTCCAGGCGGGCGACCAGCCGCTGCTGCTTGATCTGGCCAGTGCGCGCCAAGAGAGCTACCCGGTGCCTGGAGAGAACCCCCGGGTGCGCTACGGCAGCCTCGATGACGATCTGGCCCGGCGGGACTTCACCATCAACGCGATGGCCCTGTTGCTGGTGCCCTGCCGTGGTGATCCCGCCTCCCCACCGGATGCCAGCTGCCTGCTGGATCCCCACGGCGGCCAACGGGATCTGGTCCGGCGCCAGCTCCGCTTTCTCCACGCCGCCAGCGTCCGCGATGACCCCACCCGGGTGCTGCGAGGTGCCCGCTACGTCGCCCGCCTCGGTTTCACGCTGGCCCCGGAGAGCCTGGAACAACTGCAGAGCACCCTGGCCACCTGGCCCTGGGGGTGGCGGCCGGGCGATCCGCCGGGGCAGGCTCCCTCGGCCCTGGGCACCCGGCTGCGCATGGAACTGGAGCTACTGCTGGAAAGGGAGGCCTGGCGCCGGGCTCTGACGGCACTGCAGGGGTGGGGGGCGCTGCAGCTGCTTGATCAACGGATCCAGGCGGATCGAACCTGGCCGCGGCGGCTGGCGTGGGCCCAGCGCTTCGGGTTGCCCCTGCCGGCGGCCCTGGTGGCGGCTGCCGCCGATCCCCTCGCCCTGGCCGAGCGGCTGCAGTTGCCCCATCGCCAGCACAAGTTGCTCAGTCAGTGGCTGCTGCTGCTGCAGCGGCTGGCGGAGGCGGCTTCCGCTCCGGCCGATGGCCCAGCGGAGCCCTCCCAGTGGACCCAGCTGCTGGAGAGTCCGGGGCTTTCAGCCGAGGCGGTCGCCCTGGCCCTCGCCTGCGGCAGTGGCAGTACCCGGCGGCGGCCCCTGCTGCGCTGGTGGCTGCTCTGGCGCCATGTCAGGTCGCCGTTGTCTGCGAAGGATCTGCTGGCTCAGGGTGTGACGCCTGGTCCCCAGCTGGGGATGCGGTTGCGCCAGGCCCGGCTGGAAGCCATCGATCAGCTGGAGGAGGCTCGGGTACTGCGGCGTCCGGCAGCCCCCACAAGGCGGTGA
- a CDS encoding UvrD-helicase domain-containing protein codes for MSFLAGLNDAQRRAVDHHTGPLLVVAGAGSGKTRALTHRIAHLIGHHGVDPADLLAVTFTNKAAREMKERLELLLAQKLAQSQFGQPWSTLPLVQQKQLRSRIYREVIKELWIGTFHALFARLLRFDIDKFHDPEGLRWTRQFSIYDESDAQTLVKEIVTQELGLDPKRFEPKKVRWAISNAKNQGWLPEQLEARAEGVRGRKEAEAYRLYRRALAANNALDFDDLLLLPVQLLRQNEQVRNYWHRRFRHVLVDEYQDTNRTQYDLIKLLVTDGRDPAAFEEWAGRSVFVVGDADQSIYSFRAADFTILMGFQDDFGDGAADESTSTMVKLEENYRSTATILEAANALIAHNSERIDKILRPTRGEGELITLTRCDDEIAEAEAVVHRMRMLEAAHPDLRWGDMAVLYRTNAQSRAMEEALVRWGIPYIVVGGLRFYDRREIKDVLAYLRLLVNPADTVSLLRVLNVPRRGIGKTTIERLTDASNQLGIPLWEVVSDAEAVRSLGGRSAKGLLQFHELITDLQRRIQDAPPSELVQRVLEQSGYLAELIAAGTDEAEDRRRNLNELVNAGLQYQEENEEGDLEGFLASAALASDADSKDTDQDRVTLMTLHASKGLEFPVVFLVGMEQGLFPSYRSLEDPAALEEERRLCYVGITRAKERLFLSHASERRLWGGMREPAVPSVFLSELPEELVQGDIPRSGGAALRREQRLDRLTRVDREESRRVADGGEAGAATNAVRRRAGAARSWVVGDRLRHAAFGDGHVTHLFGSGEKISIAVKFEGMGPKILDPRLAPIEPLA; via the coding sequence GTGAGCTTTCTTGCCGGCCTCAACGACGCCCAGCGCCGGGCGGTGGACCACCACACCGGTCCCCTGCTGGTGGTGGCGGGGGCGGGCAGCGGCAAGACCCGCGCCCTCACCCATCGCATCGCCCACCTGATCGGCCACCACGGCGTCGATCCGGCCGATCTGCTGGCGGTGACCTTCACCAACAAGGCCGCCCGGGAGATGAAGGAGCGGCTGGAGCTGTTGCTGGCCCAGAAGCTGGCCCAGAGCCAGTTCGGCCAGCCCTGGAGCACCCTGCCGCTGGTGCAGCAGAAGCAGCTGCGCAGCCGCATCTACCGCGAGGTGATCAAGGAGCTGTGGATCGGCACCTTTCACGCCCTGTTCGCGCGGCTGCTGCGCTTCGATATCGACAAGTTCCACGACCCCGAAGGCCTGCGCTGGACGCGGCAGTTCTCGATCTACGACGAGAGCGACGCCCAGACCCTGGTGAAGGAGATCGTGACCCAGGAGCTGGGTCTGGATCCGAAGCGGTTCGAGCCCAAGAAGGTGCGCTGGGCGATCAGCAATGCCAAGAACCAGGGCTGGCTGCCGGAGCAGCTGGAGGCCAGGGCGGAGGGGGTGCGGGGCCGCAAGGAGGCCGAGGCCTACCGCCTTTATCGCCGCGCCCTGGCCGCCAACAACGCCCTCGATTTCGATGATCTCCTGCTGCTCCCGGTGCAGCTGCTGCGCCAGAACGAGCAGGTGCGGAACTACTGGCATCGTCGCTTTCGCCATGTGCTGGTGGACGAATACCAGGACACCAACCGCACCCAGTACGACCTGATCAAGCTGCTGGTCACCGATGGGCGCGACCCCGCCGCCTTTGAGGAGTGGGCGGGGCGCTCGGTGTTCGTGGTGGGCGACGCCGACCAGAGCATCTACAGCTTCCGTGCCGCCGACTTCACGATCCTGATGGGGTTTCAGGACGATTTCGGCGACGGCGCTGCCGATGAGTCCACCAGCACCATGGTGAAGCTGGAGGAGAACTACCGCTCCACCGCCACGATCCTGGAGGCGGCCAACGCCCTGATCGCCCACAACAGCGAGCGGATCGACAAGATCCTCCGCCCCACCCGCGGCGAGGGGGAGCTGATCACCCTCACCCGCTGTGACGACGAGATCGCCGAGGCCGAGGCGGTGGTGCACCGCATGCGCATGCTCGAGGCCGCCCATCCCGATCTGCGCTGGGGTGACATGGCGGTGCTGTATCGCACCAATGCCCAGAGCCGGGCCATGGAGGAGGCCCTGGTGCGCTGGGGGATCCCTTACATCGTGGTGGGCGGTCTGCGCTTCTACGACCGGCGCGAGATCAAGGATGTGCTCGCCTATCTGCGGCTGCTGGTCAATCCGGCCGACACGGTGAGCCTGCTGCGGGTGCTGAATGTGCCTCGCCGCGGCATCGGCAAGACCACGATCGAGCGGTTGACCGATGCCTCCAATCAGCTGGGGATTCCGTTGTGGGAGGTGGTGAGCGATGCCGAGGCGGTGCGCTCCCTCGGCGGCCGTTCGGCCAAGGGGCTGCTGCAGTTCCATGAACTGATCACGGATCTGCAGCGCCGCATCCAGGACGCTCCTCCCTCTGAGCTGGTGCAGCGGGTGCTGGAGCAGAGCGGCTACCTGGCCGAGCTGATCGCCGCCGGCACCGATGAAGCCGAGGACCGGCGGCGCAACCTCAACGAACTGGTGAATGCCGGTTTGCAGTACCAGGAGGAGAACGAGGAGGGGGATCTGGAGGGGTTCCTGGCCTCGGCCGCCCTGGCCAGCGACGCCGACAGCAAGGACACCGACCAGGACCGCGTGACGCTGATGACCCTGCACGCCAGCAAGGGGCTGGAGTTTCCGGTGGTGTTTCTGGTGGGGATGGAGCAGGGCCTCTTCCCCAGCTACCGCTCCCTGGAGGATCCCGCCGCCCTGGAGGAGGAGCGCCGCCTCTGCTACGTCGGCATCACTCGCGCCAAGGAGCGTCTGTTTCTCTCCCATGCCAGCGAGCGGCGCCTCTGGGGCGGCATGCGCGAGCCGGCGGTGCCCTCGGTGTTTCTCTCGGAGCTGCCCGAGGAGCTGGTGCAGGGCGACATTCCGCGCTCCGGCGGTGCGGCCCTGCGCCGGGAGCAGCGGCTTGATCGGCTCACCCGTGTCGATCGCGAGGAGTCCCGCCGCGTGGCTGATGGTGGGGAGGCCGGCGCCGCCACCAATGCGGTGCGGCGCCGCGCCGGTGCGGCCCGAAGCTGGGTGGTGGGTGACCGGCTGCGCCATGCCGCCTTCGGGGATGGCCATGTGACCCATCTGTTCGGCAGTGGCGAGAAGATCTCGATCGCCGTGAAATTTGAAGGCATGGGCCCGAAGATCCTCGATCCGCGCCTGGCGCCGATCGAGCCGCTGGCCTGA
- a CDS encoding SIS domain-containing protein, which yields MSALTRCLEEEAGAIAAAAGRLDAGQVEAALALLDRCAEDRAKLVITGVGKSGIVARKIAATFSSIGLMAIYLSPLDALHGDLGVVAPQDVALLLSNSGETQELLEILPHLQRRGSARIALVGRLDSSLARGCDAVLDGSVDREACPLNLAPTASTAVAMAIGDALAAVWMERRGISPQDFALNHPAGSLGRQLTLRVGDLMVPADRLHPLAPSADLPAVIAQLTRDAIGACWVAPPDEPERLAGLITDGDLRRALQAHGPGTWATLTARDLMTADPITVGPGLLAVEALERMERNRRKPISILPVLANAGGSADQDRHLLGLLRLHDLVQAGLTSGRSPQP from the coding sequence GTGTCGGCCCTGACGCGCTGTCTGGAGGAGGAGGCCGGGGCGATCGCCGCCGCGGCCGGTCGCCTCGATGCCGGCCAGGTGGAGGCGGCCCTCGCGCTGCTCGATCGCTGCGCCGAGGATCGGGCCAAGCTGGTGATCACCGGCGTGGGCAAGAGCGGCATCGTGGCCCGCAAGATCGCGGCCACCTTCTCCTCGATCGGGCTGATGGCGATCTACCTCAGCCCCCTCGATGCCCTGCACGGCGACCTGGGGGTGGTGGCGCCGCAGGACGTGGCCCTGCTGCTCTCCAACAGCGGTGAAACCCAGGAGCTGCTGGAGATCCTGCCCCATCTGCAACGCCGCGGCAGTGCCCGCATCGCCCTGGTGGGCCGGCTGGACTCCAGCCTGGCCAGGGGCTGCGATGCGGTTCTGGATGGCTCGGTGGACCGGGAGGCCTGTCCGCTCAACCTCGCCCCCACCGCCAGCACCGCGGTGGCGATGGCGATCGGCGATGCCCTGGCGGCGGTGTGGATGGAGCGGCGCGGCATCTCCCCCCAGGACTTCGCCCTCAACCATCCGGCCGGCAGCCTCGGCCGCCAGCTCACCCTGCGCGTCGGCGACCTGATGGTGCCGGCCGACCGTCTCCACCCCCTGGCTCCGTCGGCGGATCTGCCGGCGGTGATTGCCCAGCTGACGCGCGATGCCATCGGCGCCTGCTGGGTGGCACCCCCTGACGAGCCCGAACGGCTGGCGGGGCTGATCACCGATGGTGACCTGCGCCGCGCCCTGCAGGCCCATGGCCCCGGCACCTGGGCCACGCTCACGGCCCGCGACCTGATGACCGCCGATCCGATCACGGTGGGGCCTGGCCTGCTGGCGGTGGAGGCGCTGGAGCGGATGGAGCGGAACCGCCGCAAGCCGATCTCGATCCTGCCGGTGCTGGCCAACGCCGGCGGCAGCGCCGATCAGGACAGGCACCTGCTGGGGCTGCTGCGGCTGCACGATCTGGTGCAGGCCGGCCTCACCAGCGGGCGGAGCCCGCAGCCATGA
- a CDS encoding glycosyltransferase family 39 protein, translating into MHSDPILPDTALQETSTNRPSAGPGLRWLVWLSLGVAVLFAGRALALVDATSLWGDELSTARKSFQPSLAYLFTYLTTDTHPPLYYGLLWLWGQLVPDTAVFLRLFSWGSYLLGGGVIVAQVAQMARPLAPPRRHLAVALAVILAFCSPFPIRFSIEAKGYALLVLWIALALLCRRRWYQGGKPADGIGYGLALAAASLTHYYGLFYGVALAITDLTVPWRPLRLRLESAAVCLVAALPSLAWIWHSRRYLLEGSEAGEWIGRPDGGMAEEVLARALGPWPLPKLALLLAMGALYLVLCSRRVTAEAGLGVGIQRPWLAWLDGSGLLSGGLLVLLVVGVSFVKPIAYPRYFVVLLPAAVPVVALAFASLPAPASSLLRLLPLALATALVLTFWVDSFRPLQQGGVFQGSREMNDFRLLVLVSQDTPVRISPRAHHFRTAERLLRQAGTMNPAPVSPGPVPPRPAPTGLDSWGDLRDLRRLLRRQQPPDRLVMAETGGPDSVQRRIDPALARVEELGYACRRDLPSRPHLRLYRCHWPAAAQRLEG; encoded by the coding sequence ATGCACTCTGATCCGATTCTGCCTGACACCGCCCTGCAGGAGACGTCCACCAACCGCCCCAGCGCAGGACCGGGGCTGCGCTGGCTCGTCTGGCTGAGCCTTGGGGTGGCGGTGCTGTTTGCCGGGCGGGCCCTGGCCCTGGTGGATGCCACCAGCCTCTGGGGCGATGAGCTCAGCACGGCCCGCAAGTCGTTTCAGCCCTCACTGGCCTATCTGTTCACCTATCTCACCACCGACACCCACCCGCCCCTCTATTACGGCCTGCTCTGGCTCTGGGGGCAGCTGGTGCCCGACACGGCCGTGTTCCTGCGGCTATTTTCCTGGGGGTCCTATCTGCTGGGTGGGGGGGTGATCGTGGCCCAGGTGGCTCAGATGGCCAGGCCCCTGGCACCCCCACGGCGCCATCTGGCTGTGGCGCTGGCCGTGATCCTGGCCTTCTGCAGCCCCTTCCCGATTCGCTTCTCGATCGAGGCCAAGGGGTATGCGCTGTTGGTGCTCTGGATCGCCCTGGCCCTTCTCTGCCGCCGGCGCTGGTACCAGGGCGGTAAGCCCGCCGATGGCATCGGCTACGGCCTGGCCCTGGCCGCCGCCAGCCTCACCCACTACTACGGCCTCTTCTACGGGGTGGCCCTGGCGATCACCGATCTCACGGTGCCCTGGCGGCCGCTGCGGCTGCGGCTGGAGAGCGCCGCGGTTTGCCTCGTGGCCGCCTTGCCGAGCCTCGCCTGGATCTGGCACAGCCGCCGCTATCTGCTGGAGGGATCGGAGGCCGGCGAGTGGATCGGCAGGCCCGATGGCGGCATGGCCGAGGAGGTACTGGCGCGGGCCCTGGGACCCTGGCCGCTGCCGAAGCTGGCCCTGCTTCTGGCGATGGGAGCGCTTTATCTGGTGCTGTGCAGCCGGCGTGTCACGGCAGAGGCTGGCCTTGGCGTTGGTATCCAACGCCCCTGGCTGGCCTGGCTGGACGGGTCTGGTCTGCTCTCCGGCGGCCTGCTGGTGCTGCTGGTGGTGGGGGTGTCGTTCGTGAAGCCCATCGCCTACCCCCGCTACTTCGTGGTTCTGCTGCCTGCGGCGGTTCCCGTGGTGGCGCTGGCCTTTGCGTCTCTACCGGCTCCGGCCAGCAGCCTGCTGCGGCTGCTGCCGCTGGCCCTGGCCACGGCCCTGGTGCTCACCTTCTGGGTGGATTCCTTCCGCCCCCTGCAACAGGGAGGCGTGTTTCAGGGATCCCGCGAGATGAACGACTTCCGCCTGCTGGTGTTGGTCAGTCAGGACACGCCCGTGCGGATCAGTCCACGGGCCCATCATTTCCGCACGGCCGAGCGGCTGCTGCGTCAGGCCGGTACGATGAATCCAGCCCCGGTGTCACCAGGGCCTGTGCCGCCCCGTCCTGCCCCGACGGGCCTGGATTCCTGGGGCGATCTGCGCGATCTGCGCCGTCTGCTGCGCCGCCAGCAGCCCCCCGATCGGTTGGTAATGGCCGAGACCGGTGGCCCGGACTCCGTGCAGCGTCGCATCGATCCAGCCCTCGCCCGGGTTGAGGAGCTGGGCTATGCCTGCCGCCGCGACCTGCCCAGCCGGCCTCACCTGCGTCTCTATCGCTGCCACTGGCCCGCAGCCGCTCAGAGGCTGGAGGGCTGA
- the kdsA gene encoding 3-deoxy-8-phosphooctulonate synthase, with protein MTFTLIAGPCVIESRELALEIAAQVKAITDRLGIRYVFKASFDKANRSSGGSFRGPGVGDGLEVLAEVKQRFGLPLLTDIHESHQAAPVAAVVDVLQIPAFLCRQTDLLLAAAAAVQGTDKTINVKKGQFLAPWDMAQVVRKLREAGVENLWLTERGTSFGYNTLVVDYRSLPQLHDLGCPVIFDATHSVQQPGGRGSSTGGQREFVAPLARAAVAVGVDGLFMEVHPDPDRALSDGPNMVPLHRLEPLLEQLLVIRAAVAAGFQPSSL; from the coding sequence ATGACCTTCACCCTGATCGCCGGCCCCTGTGTGATCGAGAGCCGCGAGCTGGCTCTGGAGATCGCCGCACAGGTGAAGGCCATCACCGACCGGCTGGGCATCCGCTACGTCTTCAAGGCCAGTTTCGACAAGGCCAACCGCAGTTCCGGCGGCTCCTTCCGCGGCCCCGGCGTGGGCGATGGCCTGGAGGTGCTGGCCGAGGTGAAGCAACGCTTCGGGCTGCCGCTGCTCACCGACATCCACGAGAGCCACCAGGCCGCACCCGTGGCCGCGGTGGTGGACGTGCTGCAGATCCCCGCTTTTCTTTGCCGCCAGACCGACCTGCTGCTGGCCGCCGCCGCCGCGGTGCAGGGCACAGACAAGACGATCAACGTCAAGAAGGGGCAGTTCCTCGCCCCCTGGGACATGGCCCAGGTGGTGCGAAAGCTGCGGGAGGCCGGTGTGGAGAACCTCTGGCTCACCGAGCGCGGCACCAGCTTCGGCTACAACACGCTGGTGGTGGATTACCGCAGCCTGCCCCAGCTCCACGACCTGGGCTGCCCGGTGATCTTCGATGCCACCCATTCGGTGCAGCAGCCCGGCGGCCGGGGCAGCAGCACCGGCGGGCAGCGCGAGTTCGTGGCGCCCCTGGCCCGGGCGGCGGTGGCCGTGGGCGTGGATGGGCTGTTCATGGAGGTGCACCCCGACCCCGATCGGGCCCTCAGCGACGGGCCGAACATGGTGCCTCTGCACCGCCTCGAGCCGCTGCTGGAGCAGCTGTTGGTGATCCGTGCGGCCGTCGCGGCAGGCTTTCAGCCCTCCAGCCTCTGA
- a CDS encoding HAD family hydrolase, translating into MIGALEWMRQRRRWRQLGPRLDQLRLVVLDVDGVLTDGGLWYGPNGELFKRFDVRDGLGIRLLQQAGLEVALLSGGMGGATEARARHLGIRHCLVGVKDKPAALARLLEQLDLEPASTAFVGDDFNDLAVRPCVGLLLAPADAAPPLRRQADAVLERNGGDGAVRELVERILGRRPQWRQLCAEGWRDRND; encoded by the coding sequence ATGATCGGCGCCCTGGAATGGATGCGACAACGGCGGCGCTGGCGACAGCTCGGGCCTCGCCTGGATCAGCTGCGCCTGGTGGTGCTCGATGTGGACGGGGTGCTCACCGACGGCGGTCTCTGGTACGGCCCCAACGGCGAGCTGTTCAAGCGCTTCGATGTGCGGGACGGACTGGGGATCCGCCTGCTGCAACAGGCCGGGCTGGAGGTGGCCCTGCTCAGCGGCGGCATGGGCGGTGCCACCGAGGCCCGGGCCCGCCATCTCGGCATCCGCCATTGCCTGGTGGGAGTGAAGGACAAACCCGCCGCCCTGGCGCGGCTGCTGGAGCAACTCGACCTGGAGCCAGCCAGCACCGCCTTTGTGGGCGACGACTTCAACGACCTGGCGGTGCGCCCCTGCGTGGGGCTGCTGCTGGCCCCGGCCGATGCGGCCCCACCCCTGCGGCGGCAGGCCGATGCTGTGCTCGAGCGCAACGGCGGCGACGGGGCCGTGCGGGAGCTGGTGGAGCGGATCCTGGGGCGCCGGCCGCAGTGGCGTCAGCTCTGTGCCGAGGGATGGCGCGACCGCAACGACTGA